From a region of the Dictyostelium discoideum AX4 chromosome 2 chromosome, whole genome shotgun sequence genome:
- the helF gene encoding DEAD/DEAH box helicase translates to MTKNDLQTYIQQKRIGYLPVYHSECRGPDHEREYRTHIRVGEINSKHNNKIVYSDWYKNKKTAESCCAIKVLNYLNQQGREDLNNKYQEQKKTRQQQEQEIESPPPQQPQQLTYQTKQSIDSLFSKFISIDKNKIKDELIEKQKNDGNLLSGGFSYLHFNEPTQMEKDNEIERLKRTLGDLQQRVDTMNSIFQDENCNNLTLGQIKTIGMPIIKTLQQGDDGKPMEMNKSKPRDYQCELYRKSMEKDIICCLPTGLGKTLISCLVIKKMKQLNPSKQIVFIVDRIPLVIQQSDVIETETGLKVLSAHGETFKPVQLKQRFDVLVVIGDLFNKLLSNGDLNILSFCLIVIDEAHHIVKEHSFAKLLRDKLNTIPEICHPKILGLTASPAGKKDFFNTLLSLKLISKVSRCEIIKPTNQSIIPYINQKNIKIIPIPTNNLERHSIQILKDLISKYKPNLSNNQELFDSVTSVIDSNTLKGLGVGGGGGGSNSSTQNHNLNKFLSSFFEKINDFINFKMFGSAIPVGLNLKSFLIEEISNIDDVELQSEILAMVHSLPCDEEIADSISKLEIALQILDEKKSDDLKAIIFVKTRDVAKKVYSLLDQLRMGDRFSFIKPNLVVGHGSIGGMSISSQKKAIEEFRSDQCNVIVATSVVEEGFDVPECNIVIRLDPPTTVTANIQSRGRLRNRDSYFYGIVKVDDPREDNIYEFFKNQERYLEEAINFLKTGELPISLKQQNYTTQVNQVDEEMDTNSYFASASALVQEMVIQVKRHTFDFGIAWEHTPDGSGFFNAIATFYINKEAAHSHFKSGQNKKTAKENTCKSILQSGLIYNLIKNLE, encoded by the coding sequence atgactaaaaatgatttacaaACTTATATTCAACAAAAAAGAATAGGATATTTACCAGTATACCATTCAGAGTGTAGAGGACCTGACCACGAGAGAGAATATCGTACACACATACGCGTTggtgaaattaattcaaaacaTAACAATAAAATTGTATATTCCGATtggtataaaaataaaaaaacagcAGAATCATGTTGCGcaataaaagttttaaattatttaaatcaacagGGAAGagaagatttaaataataaatatcaagaacaaaaaaaaactagacaacaacaagaacaagaaatagaatcaccaccaccacaacaaccacaacaattaACATATCAAACAAAACAATCAAtagattcattattttcaaaatttattagtatagataaaaataaaattaaagatgaattaattgaaaaacaaaaaaatgatGGAAATTTATTAAGTGGTGGTTTTAgttatttacattttaatGAACCAACTCAAATGGAAAAggataatgaaattgaaagatTAAAGAGAACACTTGGTGATTTACAACAAAGAGTTGATACTATGAATAGCATTTTTCAAGatgaaaattgtaataatctTACACTCGGtcaaattaaaacaattggtatgccaattataaaaacattACAACAgggtgatgatggtaaacCAATGGAGATGAATAAGAGTAAACCAAGAGATTATCAATGTGAACTCTATAGAAAATCAATGGAAAAGGATATAATATGTTGTTTACCAACTGGTTTAGGTAAGACTTTAATATCATGTTTGGtgataaagaaaatgaagcAATTGAATCCTTCAAAGCAAATAGTTTTCATTGTAGATAGAATCCCATTGGTAATCCAACAATCAGACGTAATAGAGACAGAGACGGGGTTAAAGGTGTTATCAGCTCACGGTGAAACATTTAAACCAGTTCAATTGAAGCAAAGATTTGATGTTTTGGTGGTGATTGGTGATTTATTCAATAAACTTTTATCaaatggtgatttaaatatACTTAGTTTCTGTTTGATTGTTATCGATGAAGCTCATCATATAGTTAAAGAGCATTCATTCGCTAAATTATTAcgtgataaattaaatacgATTCCAGAGATTTGTCATCCAAAGATTTTAGGTTTAACTGCGTCACCAGCTggtaaaaaagattttttcaATACTTTATTATCcttgaaattaatttcaaaagttaGTCGTTgtgaaattataaaaccaactaatcaatcaatcattccatatattaatcaaaagaatattaaaatcataccaattccaacaaataatttagaacGTCACTCAATTCAAAtcttaaaagatttaatttcaaaatataaacCAAATCTTAGTAATAATCaagaattatttgattctgTTACTTCAGTAATTGATAGTAATACTTTAAAAGGTTtaggtgttggtggtggtggtggtggttccAATAGTAGTACTCAAAatcataatttaaataagtttttatcatcattttttgaaaaaattaatgattttattaattttaaaatgtttggTAGTGCAATTCCAGttggtttaaatttaaaatcctttttaattgaagagatttcaaatattgatgATGTAGAACTTCAATCAGAGATTTTAGCAATGGTTCATTCGTTACCTTGTGATGAAGAGATTGCGGATAGTATTTCAAAGTTAGAGATTGCGTTACAAATTTTGGATGAAAAAAAGAGTGATGATTTAAAAGCAATCATATTTGTAAAAACAAGAGACGTAGCAAAGAAAGTTTATTCACTTTTGGATCAATTAAGAATGGGTGATAGATTCTCTTTTATTAAACCAAATTTAGTAGTTGGTCATGGTTCTATTGGTGGAATGTCAATATCATCTCAAAAGAAGGCTATAGAAGAGTTTAGAAGTGATCAATGTAATGTTATAGTTGCAACTAGTGTAGTGGAAGAAGGATTCGATGTACCAGAATGTAATATTGTAATTAGATTAGATCCACCAACAACCGTTACTGCTAATATTCAATCAAGGGGTAGATTAAGAAATAGGGATAGTTATTTCTATGGTATTGTCAAAGTTGATGATCCAAGAGAGGATAACATCTATGAGTTCtttaaaaatcaagaaaGATATTTAGAAGAGGCTATTAATTTCTTAAAAACTGGTGAACTTCCAATATctttaaaacaacaaaactATACAACTCAAGTTAATCAAGTTGATGAAGAAATGGATACAAATTCCTATTTTGCTTCTGCTAGTGCTTTGGTTCAAGAGATGGTTATTCAAGTTAAAAGACATacatttgattttggtatAGCTTGGGAACATACTCCTGATGGTTCTGGTTTTTTTAATGCTATTGCTACTTTctatataaataaagaagCTGCACATTCTCATTTTAAATCTggtcaaaataaaaaaactgcAAAAGAAAATACTTGCAAATCAATTTTACAATCTggtttaatttataatttaattaaaaatttagagtaa
- a CDS encoding hypothetical protein (Similar to Dictyostelium discoideum (Slime mold). histidine kinase A) yields the protein MDNQMSHFVLEKNNKINNGSTLPSQQHNQFQIQQQHQQLNENNNNNNNNNNNNNNSSGNYFNNIKNNPNSGLFFNFKANINNDNYPTICAHKSICLICNKDSPPCLSSRSVSWVSILRVVFYSLKNLYPEKEYFNLKKDVYGYVATHWSLICTKKKKTPGWRKQLQDALSHCRRLFESGADHHECYGFWKLKDMSDPWEENGLNDSSSSLSNGNNNGNNNNNNGSPYSNEPSSPQLYTSPLLSPNNLLSSCNNSSPNYPHLSPSNSGSINTTPLLVSSTPPNFLNTSSNNIQTVSRSNRYSPVHFNSGPNGNNNNNNNNNGSNYNSNNNNNISCGSGNSTPKSLISSTPHSYHSGHNRSNSNGSMNGFNLHHPSSYSSSSSSSSSSSSSLSSSSYSNNSNNNSINNNNNNNSRDYIHDLSNLGISSPILINSGGSNSMSRPRSKSLGSNFFQLDSPSTKPQILSIVNSSNSSNNNSNNFNNFIINTKTKRSNSQQFNNNNNIYNSSNHHNLVSPSTIYKSEKLPKLIEDYNSNDDDFENDHDHQVPNHINLNNNNNNNNNINNNKNNNNNNNNNNNNNNNNNNNNNNNNNNNNNNNNNNNNYKNNNNDNNSSKDKASISSLLNNDSFNDNKNNNSNSKNNDPEIIFKFSRKRSFDLT from the exons atggataacCAAATGAGTCATTTtgttttagaaaaaaataataaaataaataatggttCAACCTTACCATCACAACAACATAATCAAttccaaattcaacaacaacatcaacaattaaatgaaaataataataataataataataataataataataataataattcaagtggtaattattttaataatataaaaaataatccaaattctggattattttttaattttaaagcaaatattaataatgataattatcCAACCATTTGTGCTCATAAATCAATTTGCTTGATTTGTAATAAGGATTCACCTCCATGTCTTTCTTCAAGATCCGTTTCTTGGGTTTCAATTTTACGTGTTGTTTTTTATTCcttaaagaatttatatccagaaaaagaatattttaatctaaaaaaagatgtttATGGTTATGTTGCAACTCATTGGTCTTTAATTTGTACCAAAAAGAAAA aaaccCCTGGATGGAGAAAACAATTACAAGATGCATTATCTCATTGTAGAAGATTGTTCGAAAGTGGTGCCGATCATCATGAATGTTATGgtttttggaaattaaaagatatgtCAGATCCATGGGAGGAGAATGGATTAAATGATTCATCATCCTCGTTGAGTAATGGTAacaataatggtaataataataataataatggatcaCCATATTCAAAtgaaccatcatcaccacaatTATAtacatcaccattattatcaccaaataatttattaagtaGTTGTAATAATAGTTCCCCAAATTATCCTCACCTATCGCCATCAAATTCCGGTAGTATCAATACAACACCATTGTTAGTTAGTTCAACACCAccaaactttttaaatacttcttcaaataatattcaaacaGTTTCGAGATCAAATAGATATTCACCAGTTCATTTTAATAGTGGTCCAAATggtaacaacaataacaacaacaacaacaatggCAGCAactacaacagcaacaacaacaacaatattagTTGTGGAAGTGGTAACTCAACAccaaaatctttaatttcaagtACTCCACATTCATATCATAGCGGCCATAATAGAAGTAATTCTAATGGAAGTATGAATGGGTTTAATTTACATCATCCCTCATCTTACTCTTCCTCTtcctcttcatcatcatcatcctcttcttcattatcttcttcttcatattcaaataatagtaataacaattctattaataataataataataataattcaagaGACTATATTCATGATTTATCAAATCTTGGTATTtcatcaccaattttaataaattctgGAGGTAGTAATTCAATGTCCAGACCTAGAAGTAAATCATTGGGTAGTAATTTCTTCCAATTGGATTCACCATCAACCAAACCtcaaatattatcaattgttaatagtagtaatagttcaaataataatagtaataattttaataactttattataaatacaaAAACAAAGAGATCCAATTCTCAacaattcaataataataacaatatatataatagCAGTAATCATCATAACTTGGTTTCACCAAGTACCATATATAAATCcgaaaaattaccaaaattaatagaagattataattcaaatgatgatgacTTTGAAAATGATCACGATCATCAAGTTCCAAATCATATTAacctaaataataataataataacaataataatattaataataataaaaataataataataataataataataataataataataataataataataataataataataataataataataataataataataataataataataataacaataattataaaaataacaataatgataataatagttcaaaAGATAAAGCATCAATTTctagtttattaaataatgattcatttaatgataataaaaataataatagtaattctaaaaataatgatccagaaataatattcaaattttcaAGAAAAAGATCATTTGATCTtacataa